From Gammaproteobacteria bacterium, one genomic window encodes:
- a CDS encoding TraR/DksA family transcriptional regulator, which produces MLDIDHFRNKLLAAREAIQGLADARKASTATVVLDQTSVGRLSRMDALQQQAMAQSTRRRAELELRRIEAALHRCDDGSYGYCTDCDEPIDPRRLEFDPAATLCIACAGKRDQ; this is translated from the coding sequence AGAAACAAACTCCTCGCCGCCCGCGAGGCCATCCAGGGCCTGGCGGATGCCCGCAAAGCCTCCACCGCCACCGTGGTGCTGGATCAGACCAGCGTCGGCCGCCTCTCGCGGATGGACGCCCTGCAGCAGCAGGCCATGGCGCAGAGCACCCGCCGGCGGGCGGAGCTGGAACTGCGTCGCATCGAAGCGGCGCTACACCGTTGCGACGACGGCAGCTACGGCTACTGCACCGACTGCGATGAACCTATTGACCCGCGCCGGCTGGAGTTCGACCCGGCGGCCACCCTGTGCATCGCCTGCGCCGGGAAACGTGACCAGTAG